One window of Vitis riparia cultivar Riparia Gloire de Montpellier isolate 1030 chromosome 5, EGFV_Vit.rip_1.0, whole genome shotgun sequence genomic DNA carries:
- the LOC117915165 gene encoding uncharacterized protein LOC117915165: MQSNLTPSSGQDSTTNSQSTRSKIDPAWEHVSEERYANGRKALICLYCKKITKGGGIHRMKQHLAGVKGDIGPCKSVPPDVKFRMENSLQEFVNSKKAAQEAYECRNPYGPNVSQFEGDGAEGEEEVQQMQSPMAANSGKRKKSTVDKYFAPRNTQGAQPSMRSVLAGKEAIWRADMAVGRFFYDGPNYHQLRVNLLKDAKKEVQLLVDSYREIWAKVGCTIMDDGWTDNRQRTLINFLVYYPEGISFVKSIDASDIVKDATNLFQLFDEVIEWVGPLNVVHIVTDNAANYVVAGRLISQKHKHIN, encoded by the exons atgcaatcaAACTTGACTCCATCCTCTGGTCAAGATTCAACTACCAATTCTCAATCAACTAGAAGTAAGATCGATCCTGCATGGGAGCATGTTTCTGAAGAAAGATATGCAAATGGAAGGAAagctcttatttgtttgtattgtaaaaaGATTACAAAAGGTGGGGGTATTCATAGAATGAAACAACACCTTGCTGGAGTGAAAGGAGATATTGGTCCATGTAAATCGGTTCCTCCTGATGTAAAATTTCGAATGGAAAATTCTTTGCAAGAGTTTGTGAATTCTAAGAAAGCAGCCCAAGAAGCATATGAATGTAGAAATCCTTATGGTCCTAATGTGTCACAATTTGAAGGGGATGGGGCAGAAGGTGAAGAAGAGGTTCAACAAATGCAAAGTCCTATGGCAGCTAAtagtggaaaaaggaaaaaatcaacaGTGGATAAGTATTTTGCACCAAGAAATACTCAAGGAGCTCAACCTTCCATGAGGAGTGTACTAGCTGGGAAAGAAGCTATTTGGAGAGCAGATATGGCGGTTGGGAGATTCTTTTATGAT GGTCCAAATTACCATCAACTACGGGTTAATCTTTTAAAGGATGCCAAGAAGGAAGTTCAGTTACTTGTGGACTCTTATCGTGAAATTTGGGCAAAAGTTGGGTGTACAATAATGGATGATGGTTGGACAGATAATAGACAAAGAACACTCATCAACTTCCTTGTGTATTATCCTGAAggaatatcatttgtgaaatcCATTGATGCTTCAGACATTGTCAAGGATGCAACTaatttgtttcagttatttGATGAGGTGATTGAATGGGTTGGTCCACTCAATGTAGTTCATATAGTCACTGATAATGCAGCAAATTATGTGGTCGCGGGGAGATTGATTTCTCAGAAGCATAAACACATTAATTAG